A single region of the Bombus fervidus isolate BK054 chromosome 18, iyBomFerv1, whole genome shotgun sequence genome encodes:
- the LOC139996730 gene encoding baculoviral IAP repeat-containing protein 7-B-like, which yields MLHISNIQPVLPQYEESPEHEESSDDSISSDVIQIPIPAYTNRWHRYRHRYRMPEPMINPVSSVPSTSRGIRKHHGDFRFEAARLWSFRNWLVPFVDPASLAAAGFYYTGKMDRVKCFVCRVVVSHWLEGRTPMQVHEIWSPECRFVRNEDCGNVPIGTHPDEIQPTERRNGNILCRYGLEYSQSFDFNDHRFVTDAEDPTAYDLSRLGLKKVKKPKHLDYITYQSRLNSFSTFTDTSMNKELLADAGFYYNERDRMSICYHCGLGVVSWSPGENPWDRHAIWSSSCCYLITVRGHQFVNDLRQQNIYENYEEEPIVDDDTRSDSEEETNEMTLVEKFGYKLTNGRYVVKSNRVLERKRAIGCSGYSGIISHDFGRRSYTFISVEIY from the exons ATGTTGCATATATCTAACATCCAACCTGTGCTACCACAATACGAAGAATCTCCAGAACACGAAGAATCGTCAGACGATTCAATTTCGTCTGATGTGATTCAGATACCGATACCGGCATATACCAATCGTTGGCACCGGTACCGACACCGGTACCGGATGCCGGAACCAATGATTAATCCAGTGTCGTCGGTTCCATCGACGTCGCGTGGCATTCGAAAACATCATGgtgattttcgttttgaagcaGCAAGACTTTGGAGTTTTCGAAACTGGCTTGTACCTTTCGTTGACCCTGCCAGTCTTGCAGCAGCAGGATTCTATTATACAGGCAAAATGGATAGAGTCAAATGTTTTGTGTGTCGAGTGGTGGTAAGTCACTGGTTAGAGGGTCGTACTCCCATGCAAGTTCACGAGATATGGTCTCCAGAGTGCAGATTTGTCCGCAATGAAGATTGCGGTAATGTGCCAATTGGTACACACCCTGATGAAATTCAACCGACAgaacgaagaaatggaaatatattatgtcGTTACGGTTTAGAATATTCGCAGTcctttgattttaatgaccATCGATTTGTAACAGATGCAGAAGACCCGACGGCATATGATCTTAGCCGTTTGGGACtaaaaaaagttaagaaaCCAAAACATTTGGATTATATTACTTACCAATCCCGATTAAATTCATTCTCAACATTTACTGATACATCTATGAATAAAGAACTATTAGCCGATGCAGGCTTTTACTATAACGAAAGAGATCGTATGTCTATCTGTTATCATTGTGGACTTGGTGTAGTAAGTTGGAGTCCAGGAGAAAATCCATGGGATAGACATGCAATTTGGTCTTCAAGCTGTTGTTACTTGATAACAGTTCGTGGCCACCAGTTTGTTAATGATCTAAGACAGCAAAACATCTACGAAAATTATGAAGAa gAACCAATAGTTGATGACGATACGAGATCCGATAGTGAAGAGGAAACTAACGAGATGACTCTCGTTGAGAAAtttg GTTATAAACTAACAAACGGAAGATATGTCGTGAAAAGCAACAGAGTattggaaaggaaaaga GCTATTGGTTGTTCAGGATATTCAGGAATTATATCTCATGACTTTGGTAGACGATCCTACACCTTCATATCGGTGgagatttattaa
- the LOC139996731 gene encoding E3 ubiquitin-protein ligase XIAP-like codes for MYCPECPLVRHEHRGNVPIKSRSYLRPRRVSKLANLKYLTYESRLNTFVAWPNTYIRSEKLADAGFYYNGINDMVICHHCGIAIDNWSRGEDPCNRHATSSPGCCYIIKGRSCECINNVTGQDLHETFVEAPIETTDENHEGSDTALEKENQELENARSCKVCTEREATITFLPCGHLATCRYCSATFMKCIICQGKITAAVRIAFA; via the exons ATGTATTGTCCAGAGTGCCCACTTGTCCGCCATGAACATCGCGGTAATGTGCCAATTAAATCACGTAGCTACTTGAGACCAAGAAGAGTTAGCAAACTagcaaatttgaaatatcttaCTTACGAATCGAGATTAAATACATTCGTAGCATGgcctaatacatatattagaaGTGAAAAATTAGCCGATGCTGGCTTTTACTACAACGGAATAAATGATATGGTTATTTGTCACCACTGTGGAATTGCTATAGACAATTGGAGTCGAGGAGAAGATCCGTGCAATCGACATGCGACTTCGTCTCCAGGATGTTGTTATATAATCAAAGGACGGAGCTGTGAATGCATTAACAATGTAACAGGCCAAGATCTTCATGAAACTTTTGTAGAA gcACCAATAGAAACTACAGATGAGAATCATGAGGGATCCGACA CTGCTCTGGAGAAGGAAAATCAGGAATTGGAGAATGCTCGATCGTGTAAAGTTTGCACGGAACGAGAAGCGACTATTACATTTTTACCTTGTGGACATCTGGCAACTTGCCGTTATTGCTCCGCTACTTTTATGAAATGCATAATTTGCCAAGGAAAAATTACAGCTGCAGTTCGTATAGCTTTTGCTTAA
- the LOC139996732 gene encoding uncharacterized protein, producing the protein MLYYILPIISCYIYNISTDLGMFVFGLAAAINKDTFETIYEACPSALLNSLNDDVTPFCIAAMKNDKNLFFRLIELGFNVSKSSKILHFCMMKQSIVPEIKNLAKYFNTEDYWNDNSDHILKANEPDNKDCLSLSKLVNKNNSNKSPLNVHNIPIVTFDTTMCNNVNCNNNVIKDSKELLKPCALSLETNHAEI; encoded by the exons atgttatattatatattacctattatatcatgttatatatataatatatcaactGATTTAG GCATGTTTGTTTTTGGATTGGCAGCtgcaataaataaagatacgtTTGAAACTATATATGAAGCATGTCCATCAGCACTATTGAATTCTCTAAATGATGATGTTACACCATTTTGCATTGCTGctatgaaaaatgataaaaatttattttttagattaatagaattaggatttaatgtttcaaaaagTAGTAAGATATtgcatttt TGCATGATGAAGCAGTCAATAGtaccagaaataaaaaatttggcaaaatattttaacacagAAGATTATTGGAATGATAACTCTGATCACATTCTTAAAGCAAATGAACCAGATAACAAGGACTGTTTAAGTCTTTccaaattagtaaataaaaataatagtaataagtctCCTTTAAATGTTCATAACATACCGATAGTTACATTCGATACTACAATGTGCAATAATGTCAACTGTAACAACAATGTCATAAAAGATTCAAAAGAACTTTTAAAACCTTGTGCATTAAGTTTAGAGACAAATCACGCAGAAATCTGA